In one window of Desulforhabdus amnigena DNA:
- a CDS encoding NADP-dependent malic enzyme: MIRREDALQYHCQGRAGKIEVQPTKSCSTQRDLAMAYTPGVAEPCREIELNPDRVFEFTAKGNLVAVITNGTAVLGLGHIGPLAGKPVMEGKSVLFKRFADIDVFDIELNSTDPDEIIRVVKVLEPTFGGINLEDIKAPECFYIEERLQGILNIPVFHDDQHGTAIISGAALLNALELQGKKINEVKVVFSGAGAAGIACAELYIKLGVRRENVYLVDSKGVVYKGRKEGMNPYKERLANGSEPMSLADAMKGADVFAGVSVAGLVTREMVKSMADKPIIFAMANPDPEIGYKDALEVRSDLIMATGRSDFPNQVNNVLGFPFIFRGALDVSATAINDEMKISAVYALAALAKEDMPDSVIKAYGGQSLQFGPQYIIPKPFDPRVLIWESTAVARAAVETGVARKPIYDWDAYRQNLEGRLGRSHEIMHRIMQKAKREPKRIVFLEGGNHQVLRSCQIILDEGIASPILLGPKQEIEREIKKLRLELDGVQIIEPKTFEHLDDYAEEFYKLRCRKGITRREARHLLQHDPNYFGAMMVKVGDADGLVGGVNQHYPETIRPALQTLPLDKKTSVIAGLYMMVFQNDVMFFADTTVNIEPTSEQLAEIAICASDTVKHLDIEPRIAMLSFSNFGSTRHPHTEKVARATQIVKERRPDLAIDGEMMADTAVDPEILNSVYDFNQLKGKANVLVFPSLESGNIAYKLMARLGGAKAIGPILMGTNKAIHVLQRDCEVEDIVNTASLAVIDAQDHQCVMGEH; encoded by the coding sequence ATGATTCGAAGAGAAGATGCCCTACAGTACCATTGCCAGGGGCGTGCGGGAAAGATCGAGGTCCAGCCGACCAAATCCTGTTCCACCCAAAGAGATCTGGCCATGGCCTATACCCCCGGTGTGGCCGAACCATGCCGCGAGATCGAATTGAATCCGGACCGGGTTTTTGAATTCACTGCCAAAGGCAACCTCGTGGCTGTGATCACCAACGGAACGGCCGTGCTAGGACTCGGGCACATCGGACCGCTTGCCGGAAAGCCGGTCATGGAAGGAAAAAGCGTGCTCTTCAAACGCTTTGCAGATATCGACGTCTTCGATATCGAGCTGAATTCGACGGATCCAGACGAGATCATCCGTGTCGTGAAGGTACTCGAGCCGACTTTTGGAGGGATCAATCTTGAGGACATCAAGGCTCCCGAATGTTTCTACATCGAAGAGCGTCTGCAAGGGATCCTGAATATTCCCGTCTTTCATGATGACCAGCACGGGACGGCGATCATCTCCGGGGCGGCTTTGCTCAATGCACTCGAACTGCAGGGAAAGAAGATCAACGAAGTCAAAGTGGTCTTCTCAGGAGCGGGTGCTGCAGGTATCGCTTGTGCGGAGCTCTATATAAAGCTGGGCGTCAGGCGGGAGAACGTCTACCTGGTGGATTCAAAAGGCGTTGTCTACAAGGGCAGAAAAGAGGGCATGAATCCATACAAGGAGCGGCTTGCCAACGGCTCCGAACCGATGAGCCTGGCGGATGCCATGAAAGGCGCGGACGTATTTGCCGGGGTATCCGTTGCGGGCCTGGTTACCAGGGAAATGGTAAAAAGCATGGCAGATAAACCCATTATTTTCGCCATGGCCAATCCTGATCCGGAAATTGGATACAAAGACGCCCTGGAGGTACGCAGTGATTTGATCATGGCTACGGGACGTTCGGATTTCCCGAATCAGGTCAATAACGTGCTCGGCTTTCCCTTCATCTTTCGCGGCGCACTGGACGTCAGCGCAACCGCCATCAACGATGAAATGAAGATCTCTGCGGTGTACGCACTTGCCGCGCTGGCGAAAGAAGATATGCCCGATTCGGTAATCAAGGCCTATGGCGGGCAGTCCCTCCAATTTGGGCCACAATATATTATCCCCAAGCCCTTCGACCCACGCGTCCTCATCTGGGAATCCACAGCGGTGGCCAGGGCGGCGGTTGAAACCGGGGTGGCCAGAAAGCCCATCTACGATTGGGATGCCTACCGGCAAAACCTGGAAGGCCGTCTGGGGCGATCCCACGAGATTATGCATCGAATCATGCAAAAGGCCAAACGGGAGCCCAAGAGGATTGTGTTTCTCGAGGGCGGGAATCATCAAGTTCTGCGCTCTTGTCAGATTATCCTGGACGAAGGCATTGCCAGTCCGATCCTTTTGGGACCCAAACAGGAGATCGAAAGAGAAATCAAAAAGCTTCGCCTGGAGCTGGATGGAGTCCAGATCATCGAGCCGAAGACGTTCGAGCATCTCGATGACTACGCCGAGGAATTCTACAAGCTCCGATGCCGCAAGGGAATCACGCGTCGCGAGGCCCGGCATCTGCTTCAGCATGATCCCAATTACTTTGGTGCCATGATGGTAAAGGTGGGCGACGCCGACGGGCTGGTGGGAGGTGTCAACCAGCATTATCCGGAAACCATTCGGCCTGCCCTGCAGACACTTCCTCTCGACAAGAAGACTTCTGTCATCGCCGGTCTGTACATGATGGTCTTCCAGAACGACGTCATGTTCTTTGCCGATACCACGGTCAACATAGAGCCGACATCCGAGCAGCTTGCGGAAATTGCGATCTGCGCTTCCGATACGGTAAAGCATCTGGACATCGAGCCTCGCATTGCCATGCTTTCGTTCAGCAACTTCGGAAGCACTCGCCATCCTCATACGGAAAAAGTTGCCCGTGCAACCCAGATCGTCAAGGAACGGCGTCCGGACCTGGCCATTGATGGGGAGATGATGGCCGATACGGCCGTGGATCCCGAAATCCTCAACTCTGTGTATGACTTTAATCAGTTGAAAGGAAAGGCGAACGTCCTCGTCTTTCCATCCCTCGAGTCTGGAAACATCGCCTATAAGCTCATGGCCCGTTTAGGGGGGGCCAAAGCGATCGGTCCCATTCTGATGGGAACCAACAAGGCCATTCATGTTCTGCAGCGTGACTGCGAAGTCGAAGATATCGTCAATACAGCTTCTCTTGCGGTTATCGATGCACAAGACCACCAGTGTGTCATGGGAGAGCACTGA
- a CDS encoding TetR/AcrR family transcriptional regulator, translating to MEEEAFARQNDDNARDRIFHVAAALFAHKGYAGTSTGEITRAARVTKPTLYYYFKSKKNLYLTILGEAMRIFHDRLNLSVPPSADMRTGLRSLFYGIEGLVHDHPDVVRLVNGFLFGPRSETPCCELYGCSWFEEAILSDILRRGVGDGEIFEKDLQSILLLITGMLRCIQRAPVDGGLFPNRLSIHHYVNAVDLIITNGRRSCTSSGDEVDQPARFRNQPSGFVHSLQELDRRPLDAVQNGPTSRFILHAESKMHK from the coding sequence TTGGAAGAAGAAGCTTTTGCGAGGCAGAATGATGATAACGCGAGGGACCGGATTTTTCATGTGGCAGCAGCCCTCTTTGCGCACAAAGGATATGCAGGGACATCGACCGGCGAGATCACAAGGGCAGCGCGTGTCACCAAGCCCACACTCTACTACTACTTCAAAAGCAAGAAGAACTTGTACCTGACCATCCTTGGCGAAGCCATGAGGATCTTTCATGACAGGTTGAATCTTTCGGTGCCTCCATCTGCCGACATGAGAACGGGTCTCCGTTCCCTTTTTTACGGTATCGAAGGCCTTGTTCACGATCATCCTGACGTGGTCCGGCTGGTAAACGGATTCCTGTTCGGCCCGCGATCAGAGACTCCCTGCTGCGAGCTCTACGGATGCAGCTGGTTTGAAGAAGCTATTCTCAGCGACATCTTACGTCGTGGCGTCGGGGACGGAGAAATTTTTGAAAAGGACCTGCAAAGCATACTTCTGCTCATTACGGGAATGCTCCGCTGCATTCAGAGAGCTCCGGTGGATGGCGGTTTATTCCCGAATAGATTGAGTATTCACCACTACGTGAATGCGGTTGATCTCATTATTACCAACGGCAGAAGATCATGTACTTCCAGTGGCGACGAAGTCGATCAGCCTGCTCGGTTCAGAAACCAGCCTTCAGGTTTTGTGCACTCTTTGCAAGAGCTGGACCGACGACCTTTGGATGCGGTCCAAAACGGCCCGACATCTCGCTTTATCCTTCATGCGGAGTC